Proteins encoded within one genomic window of Aquarana catesbeiana isolate 2022-GZ linkage group LG03, ASM4218655v1, whole genome shotgun sequence:
- the LOC141134154 gene encoding olfactory receptor-like protein OLF1 — MERNQTLVKEFLLLGLGNLHRFRIPLFIIFLTAHIMALTSNVLVIALVVINKSLHSPMYFFLSQLSLCEILFTSNLVPNMLWLILKSGGKVSISRCITQFFLLAVPTITQCLVLAAMSFDRYVAICKPLHYTIIMTFGHQRQIVISCWLVGLTLSLVLYVFLKRLQFCDLNIIDHFFCDIPPLVQISCSDTNFMKLLTSLVSGAVVPFPFMFIVVTYIFILQAILKIPSTTGRKKAFSTCSSHLIVVCTYYGTLSTVYILPPRENSVNTNKSLSLLYILVTPLFNPLVYSLRNQDIRAAGIRSLKMLSLQKL, encoded by the coding sequence ATGGAAAGAAACCAGACCCTGGTCAAAGAATTTCTCCTTTTGGGCCTTGGAAATCTTCACAGATTCCGGATTCCTCTGTTCATAATTTTTCTTACTGCTCACATTATGGCCTTAACTAGCAATGTCCTTGTTATTGCCTTGGTTGTAATAAACAAGAGTCTACACTCTCCCATGTACTTCTTTCTCAGCCAGTTGTCCTTGTGTGAAATCCTCTTTACTAGCAATCTTGTGCCCAACATGCTGTGGTTAATATTGAAAAGTGGTGGAAAAGTATCCATTTCCAGGTGTATTACTCAATTTTTTCTGCTTGCAGTTCCGACTATTACTCAGTGTTTGGTGCTAGCCGCTATGTCTTTTGATAGGTATGTGGCCATCTGCAAACCTTTACATTATACCATCATCATGACTTTTGGACACCAGCGTCAGATAGTCATCTCCTGCTGGTTGGTGGGCCTGACGCTCTCTTTGGTACTTTATGTTTTCTTAAAACGGTTACAATTTTGTGACCTCAATATCATCGACCATTTTTTTTGTGACATTCCTCCACTTGTGCAGATTTCATGCTCTGACACAAACTTCATGAAGCTGCTCACTTCTCTTGTTTCTGGTGCAGTTGTTCCTTTTCCTTTCATGTTCATCGTTGTCACTTACATCTTCATCCTCCAAGCCATTCTGAAGATCCCATCCACCACTGGAAGAAAGAAAGCCTTCTCTACCTGCAGCTCCCATCTTATTGTTGTTTGTACATACTATGGCACTTTGTCTACAGTCTACATCTTGCCACCTAGAGAGAACTCTGTAAACACCAACAAGAGTCTGTCTTTGCTTTACATCTTGGTGACTCCATTGTTCAATCCTTTGGTCTACAGTTTACGGAATCAGGATATAAGAGCTGCTGGTATACGATCTCTCAAAATGTTGAGTTTACAAAAACTGTAG